From Arcticibacter tournemirensis, one genomic window encodes:
- a CDS encoding Crp/Fnr family transcriptional regulator, with amino-acid sequence MFFIEKGCLRTWINNDGKDITTQFFFEGDRVASIESFRANQPSLYNIESLEPCVLQTISQQDFQNALENSSEMKKEMEEHLFRRLLHSQKLLYSYLKNNPQKRYEELVDDYPHIIQRIPQHYIASYLGITSVSLSRIRNRR; translated from the coding sequence ATGTTCTTTATTGAAAAAGGGTGCTTGCGAACCTGGATTAATAATGATGGTAAAGACATAACAACCCAATTTTTCTTCGAGGGCGACAGAGTTGCTTCCATTGAGAGTTTTAGGGCAAATCAACCAAGTTTATATAACATTGAAAGTTTAGAGCCCTGTGTTTTACAGACTATTTCGCAACAAGACTTCCAAAATGCTCTGGAGAATTCATCTGAAATGAAAAAAGAAATGGAAGAACATCTGTTCAGGCGACTTTTACACAGCCAAAAACTTTTATATTCCTATCTTAAAAATAATCCTCAAAAACGCTACGAGGAGCTTGTTGACGACTATCCGCATATTATTCAGCGTATTCCGCAGCATTATATTGCCTCTTATTTAGGTATTACTTCTGTTTCATTAAGCCGGATACGAAACAGGCGATAA
- a CDS encoding TolC family protein — protein sequence MRKTLLMILAISTLSLQAQERFTLKKCVEYGLKNHRNNAIYANRKIAADAQIREALAAYLPQISVSSTLDDNLNLQETTIPAGILGPEETRVAFSQKYSADANARLDQMIFDKSLLTSLKANKYHRKSAELSSVQSQEGIIYNVSNAYFQILIYRQQLNLLRANKESYEKQIEIFGLQVEKGVAIESDLNKVRVDYNNTLSQIRLAESNVQLTENELKYEMGYPIDNSLLIDTALISSMPTLLSPAGNPGFIPSSKTDYQITATNVQLLKIEEDRIRAQGLPVLSGYALYGQIGYGDNIRQSYKDLDPYSAIGLKLSIPLFNFYKRNAQHAQARVERLNAEENLKLDEEKYKLEYQNARTKLSQTQINMESDRRNITLAESTFRLTDLQFQKGVTSLVDWLNTQNSLKEAQNSYLESLYNYFLARLDLEKAAGSLHSFYNSL from the coding sequence ATGAGAAAAACACTATTAATGATATTGGCAATATCAACGCTTAGTCTTCAGGCTCAGGAAAGGTTCACGCTTAAGAAATGCGTAGAATATGGCCTCAAAAACCATCGCAACAACGCGATTTACGCCAATAGAAAAATAGCAGCCGACGCGCAGATCAGGGAGGCGCTTGCCGCTTATCTACCACAGATTAGTGTTAGCAGCACGCTGGACGACAACCTTAACCTTCAGGAAACGACAATACCAGCCGGCATTCTGGGCCCTGAGGAAACCCGGGTAGCCTTTTCTCAAAAATACAGTGCTGACGCAAATGCCAGGTTGGACCAGATGATCTTCGATAAATCGCTGCTTACCTCACTTAAAGCCAATAAATATCACAGAAAGTCGGCAGAACTCAGCAGTGTGCAGAGTCAGGAAGGCATAATTTACAATGTAAGCAATGCTTACTTTCAAATACTGATTTACAGGCAGCAGCTTAATCTGCTCAGGGCAAACAAAGAAAGCTATGAGAAGCAAATAGAGATATTCGGATTGCAGGTAGAAAAGGGCGTAGCAATTGAGAGCGACCTGAATAAAGTAAGGGTCGACTATAATAATACCCTCTCGCAGATCCGCCTGGCAGAAAGCAATGTGCAGCTGACTGAAAATGAATTGAAGTATGAGATGGGTTATCCGATAGATAACAGCCTGCTTATTGACACAGCGCTTATCTCTTCTATGCCGACCCTGCTTAGCCCAGCAGGCAATCCCGGCTTTATCCCTTCTTCGAAAACCGATTATCAGATTACTGCCACTAATGTGCAGCTCCTTAAAATTGAGGAAGACCGGATTCGCGCGCAGGGTCTGCCTGTTCTTAGCGGTTATGCCCTTTATGGCCAAATTGGTTATGGCGACAACATAAGGCAGTCGTATAAAGATCTGGATCCTTATTCGGCCATCGGGCTTAAACTAAGTATTCCATTGTTCAACTTCTATAAGCGGAATGCGCAACATGCACAGGCACGCGTGGAACGATTAAATGCGGAGGAAAATTTGAAACTCGACGAAGAAAAATACAAGCTTGAATATCAGAATGCGCGAACGAAGTTATCGCAGACGCAGATAAATATGGAAAGCGACCGCCGTAATATAACACTTGCAGAATCAACCTTCAGGCTTACCGATCTACAGTTTCAAAAAGGTGTTACGAGCTTAGTCGACTGGCTCAACACTCAGAATTCGCTAAAAGAAGCGCAGAACAGCTATCTCGAATCATTATACAACTATTTCCTGGCACGTCTCGATCTGGAGAAAGCGGCGGGCTCTTTACACTCATTTTATAATTCACTTTAA
- a CDS encoding efflux RND transporter periplasmic adaptor subunit gives MKKKLLLAAILIGTVLLIVWKLASNKSKINDNNKPGRAGSIRIPVTVATVKEELMEINIVKTGSVAPFKEAKVISVANGNLQKLLFAAGDKVRQGQILAMVDTRLLQLDLQKSESNVARLARDLKTYTELMEANAGTREKVSQVRQDYQDALNQSEQLRKQIADAAIKAPTNGVVSLKLVEEGVFVTAGTEITSIVNLSQVKVQVNLTETEVYQVSEGQKVTLSADVYPGKTFDGTITYISPQASETHNYLVEITANNPPESPLLSGTFIYADFSKKTEQGILLIPAETLVENTREPSVYVVKNGIARLSQIKVGGRYGEHIRVLEGIGHGDIVVTSGQINLSDGTSVNISK, from the coding sequence ATGAAAAAGAAACTTTTACTCGCTGCGATACTGATTGGAACAGTCCTGCTCATTGTATGGAAACTGGCCTCCAATAAGAGTAAGATAAATGACAATAATAAACCGGGCCGGGCCGGTTCAATACGAATTCCGGTGACTGTTGCGACAGTAAAAGAAGAGTTAATGGAGATCAATATCGTGAAGACCGGGTCTGTTGCTCCGTTTAAAGAAGCCAAAGTCATCTCTGTTGCAAACGGGAATCTGCAAAAGCTCTTGTTTGCTGCAGGCGACAAAGTCCGCCAGGGGCAAATACTTGCAATGGTCGACACCCGCCTCTTGCAGCTGGACCTGCAGAAGTCGGAGTCGAACGTAGCTCGTCTGGCCCGTGATCTTAAAACATACACGGAGCTCATGGAAGCTAATGCAGGCACCCGGGAAAAGGTGAGCCAGGTTCGCCAGGACTATCAGGACGCCCTTAACCAATCGGAGCAGTTGAGGAAACAGATAGCAGACGCAGCCATTAAAGCCCCAACCAATGGAGTTGTAAGCCTGAAACTGGTTGAAGAAGGAGTTTTTGTTACTGCAGGGACCGAGATTACCAGTATAGTAAACCTTTCGCAAGTGAAGGTGCAGGTTAATCTTACTGAAACAGAAGTATATCAGGTATCAGAAGGCCAGAAAGTAACGTTATCTGCAGACGTGTACCCCGGAAAGACCTTCGATGGTACCATCACCTATATTAGTCCGCAAGCCAGCGAAACTCACAATTACCTTGTGGAGATCACAGCGAACAACCCTCCGGAGTCGCCTTTACTTTCCGGGACTTTTATATATGCCGACTTTTCCAAAAAAACTGAGCAAGGGATCCTTTTGATTCCGGCGGAAACATTAGTAGAAAACACCAGAGAGCCTTCTGTATATGTAGTCAAAAATGGAATAGCACGACTATCGCAGATAAAAGTTGGAGGCAGGTACGGAGAACATATCAGGGTATTGGAGGGAATAGGCCACGGCGATATAGTAGTGACTTCCGGACAGATCAATCTCAGCGACGGTACATCAGTAAACATCTCTAAATAA